One segment of Ktedonobacterales bacterium DNA contains the following:
- a CDS encoding P-loop NTPase: MATRPCVLVYTREHKEIAPVLWREGLDVEVVTSQAELENAAVRKRFKLLLVDSLISPPASQIRVLLDQRQSPGPTEQGNTSEAPSPAAAIPALIIMPPADSYSLVQEQMLKGIVELDELLFRPYRMDELVLRVKALLIRSGVDLTDLTRLAPLKPDRPQGRVIAVFSAKGGAGKTVLACNLAVALKRQMGPGELLYLVDGNLQFGDVRVVMDVRSPQNVFETGAYEKGMLDGDVVKQITYVHPSGVSILLSPTYSDTAERVTPNSLQQLFTIIRGLASLVVVDLPTSYEDRTLTILELADEILLVVTPEMSVVANTTRFLEVAAQLELDEKVHIVINRSTSPSGMTPAQVRQVFGQRVLGEIVSDERMVMRAVNTGHPFTISQPRSQAAQDVAQLAQGLWQRHQIEQTSAHKAIKLTGKTATRPLKGRRFGLFKPTTNT; this comes from the coding sequence ATGGCAACAAGACCATGCGTACTTGTGTATACCAGGGAGCATAAGGAGATTGCGCCGGTTCTGTGGCGTGAGGGTCTGGATGTTGAAGTCGTGACTTCACAAGCAGAGCTTGAGAATGCGGCGGTGCGCAAGCGTTTCAAGCTGCTCCTGGTTGATTCGCTGATCAGTCCACCGGCCTCGCAGATTCGGGTATTACTGGACCAGAGACAATCACCTGGGCCAACAGAGCAAGGGAATACTTCTGAGGCTCCATCACCAGCGGCGGCAATTCCGGCGCTGATTATTATGCCGCCAGCAGACTCGTATTCTCTGGTGCAGGAGCAGATGCTGAAAGGGATTGTGGAGCTAGACGAACTGCTGTTCCGGCCCTATCGTATGGACGAACTGGTCTTGCGCGTGAAGGCTCTGCTGATTCGCAGTGGGGTAGACCTGACCGATTTGACACGCCTGGCCCCGCTGAAGCCCGACCGACCACAGGGGCGGGTGATCGCGGTTTTTTCGGCCAAAGGCGGAGCCGGAAAAACGGTGCTGGCCTGTAATCTGGCGGTGGCTCTGAAACGGCAGATGGGGCCTGGCGAACTGCTGTATCTGGTGGATGGCAACCTTCAGTTTGGGGATGTGCGTGTGGTGATGGATGTGCGCTCGCCGCAGAACGTGTTTGAGACCGGCGCCTACGAAAAGGGTATGTTGGATGGCGATGTCGTCAAGCAGATAACGTATGTCCATCCTTCGGGAGTCTCTATCTTATTATCGCCTACGTATTCGGATACAGCCGAGCGGGTCACACCCAATTCGCTTCAGCAGCTTTTCACGATTATTCGCGGGCTGGCCTCGCTGGTGGTGGTGGATTTGCCTACCTCCTATGAGGATAGGACGCTGACGATACTGGAACTGGCCGATGAGATTCTTCTGGTGGTCACGCCAGAGATGTCGGTGGTGGCGAACACGACCAGATTTCTGGAGGTGGCCGCGCAGTTGGAACTGGATGAGAAGGTACACATTGTTATCAACCGTTCAACCAGCCCATCAGGGATGACGCCCGCGCAGGTCAGGCAGGTCTTCGGCCAGCGTGTGCTTGGGGAGATCGTGAGCGATGAGCGCATGGTGATGCGCGCCGTCAATACCGGCCATCCTTTTACGATCAGCCAACCCAGGAGCCAGGCCGCGCAAGATGTGGCCCAACTGGCTCAAGGTCTCTGGCAAAGGCACCAGATCGAGCAGACATCCGCCCATAAAGCCATCAAGCTGACCGGCAAGACGGCCACGAGGCCGCTGAAGGGTCGGCGATTTGGCTTATTCAAGCCCACCACCAATACCTGA
- a CDS encoding Cof-type HAD-IIB family hydrolase, with protein sequence MTTPPYQLLMLDIDGTLLNEQGQITPRTRQAIAAAQAAGVLIVLATARRYFSAARFAADLGLTGPIASYDGALIRVHPSGERWHSDPLPAVVGQAAVDAIARHGLQPLAQYDLDDGERVLTGPESGDTPWEGDYFTLLASPLERHPLDELCAGGHDPLRVVAFGPEERLERIAADMRHLPCQAYLNPLGSYGSAELSVMSPTTSKGAALSVLSSRLQLAPGQTMALGDSFNDLSMLGLAGLGVAMGHAPPEVRAVARAVTLSNTQDGAALAIERYLLNGNRPDK encoded by the coding sequence ATGACCACTCCCCCGTACCAACTGCTCATGCTGGATATTGACGGCACGCTGCTGAATGAACAGGGCCAGATTACCCCGCGCACACGCCAGGCTATCGCAGCGGCGCAGGCTGCCGGAGTCCTGATAGTGCTGGCGACGGCGCGGCGCTATTTCAGCGCGGCCCGATTCGCCGCTGACCTCGGCCTGACGGGGCCTATCGCCAGCTATGATGGTGCGCTCATCCGCGTTCACCCTTCCGGCGAACGCTGGCACAGCGACCCGCTGCCTGCCGTCGTCGGCCAGGCAGCCGTTGACGCCATCGCCAGGCATGGCCTGCAACCATTGGCGCAGTACGATCTGGACGACGGCGAGCGCGTTCTGACCGGCCCCGAATCCGGCGACACTCCCTGGGAAGGCGACTATTTTACGCTCCTGGCATCTCCGCTTGAGCGCCATCCCCTGGACGAACTCTGCGCCGGGGGACACGATCCCCTGCGCGTCGTCGCCTTTGGGCCGGAAGAGCGCCTGGAACGCATTGCCGCCGATATGCGTCATCTGCCCTGCCAGGCGTATCTCAATCCGCTGGGCAGTTATGGCAGCGCCGAACTTTCGGTGATGAGTCCCACGACCAGCAAAGGCGCTGCCTTGAGTGTTCTCAGCAGCCGTTTGCAGCTAGCGCCAGGCCAGACAATGGCCCTGGGCGACAGTTTCAATGATCTCTCGATGCTCGGCCTCGCGGGCCTGGGGGTAGCGATGGGCCATGCCCCGCCGGAAGTACGCGCGGTGGCTCGCGCGGTCACACTCTCAAATACCCAGGACGGCGCAGCCCTCGCCATCGAACGTTATTTACTCAACGGCAACAGACCCGACAAATGA
- a CDS encoding threonine synthase produces MSAYSYLTHLECSRCGQAYEAERLQTVSACCGKPLLARYDLARARREWERAALAERPATMWRYHELLPARRGADVVSLGEGMTPLLACEQLGRALGFVGARVLVKDEGQNPTGSFKARGMSAAVSRARALGVQALATPSAGNAAAALGAYAARAGLPAAVFMPADAPESAKVQVAASGANLYLVQGLINDAGAMVAALKEERGWFDVATLKEPYRAEGKKTMGFELAEQLGWRLPAAIIYPAGGGTGIVGMWKAFEELEALGWIGSARPKMSIVQAEGCAPLARAFHAGAERAEPWQGAQTLAGGLRVPAAIGDFLILRAVRESGGTALSVSDAEMLEAARLLAATEGIFAGLEGAATVAAYRALLANGALKPEDEVVLFNTGSGLLNLDQFPVQAPVLRPGEKPW; encoded by the coding sequence ATGTCAGCCTATAGTTATCTGACGCATCTGGAGTGCAGCCGCTGCGGGCAGGCGTATGAGGCCGAGCGGTTGCAGACGGTGAGCGCCTGCTGTGGCAAGCCGCTGCTGGCGCGCTATGACCTGGCGCGGGCGCGGCGCGAATGGGAACGCGCGGCGTTGGCAGAGCGCCCGGCAACGATGTGGCGCTATCATGAACTGCTGCCAGCGCGTCGGGGAGCGGATGTGGTGAGCCTGGGCGAGGGAATGACGCCCTTGCTGGCCTGCGAGCAGCTAGGCCGGGCGCTGGGGTTTGTGGGGGCGCGGGTGTTGGTGAAAGATGAGGGGCAGAATCCAACCGGCAGCTTTAAGGCGCGCGGGATGAGCGCGGCAGTGAGCCGGGCGCGGGCGCTGGGTGTGCAGGCGCTGGCGACACCCAGCGCGGGCAACGCCGCCGCGGCGCTAGGAGCCTACGCGGCGCGCGCGGGATTGCCCGCAGCGGTCTTTATGCCCGCAGACGCGCCGGAGAGCGCAAAAGTCCAGGTGGCCGCGAGCGGCGCGAACCTCTATCTGGTGCAGGGACTCATTAACGACGCGGGGGCGATGGTGGCGGCGCTGAAAGAGGAGCGCGGCTGGTTCGATGTGGCGACGCTCAAGGAGCCGTATCGCGCCGAGGGGAAGAAGACAATGGGCTTTGAGCTGGCAGAGCAGCTTGGCTGGCGGCTCCCCGCTGCGATCATCTATCCGGCGGGCGGCGGCACAGGTATTGTCGGCATGTGGAAGGCGTTTGAGGAACTGGAGGCGCTGGGCTGGATTGGTTCGGCGCGCCCGAAGATGAGTATCGTGCAGGCGGAGGGCTGCGCGCCGCTGGCGCGCGCCTTTCACGCCGGAGCGGAGAGAGCGGAACCCTGGCAGGGGGCGCAGACGTTGGCGGGTGGATTGCGCGTGCCAGCGGCTATCGGCGATTTTCTGATTCTGCGCGCGGTGCGCGAGAGCGGCGGGACGGCGCTCTCGGTGAGCGACGCGGAGATGCTGGAAGCGGCGCGCCTGCTGGCGGCCACCGAGGGCATCTTCGCCGGGCTTGAGGGCGCGGCGACGGTGGCCGCCTATCGCGCGCTGCTGGCGAATGGCGCGCTGAAGCCGGAAGATGAGGTGGTGTTGTTCAATACCGGCAGCGGGCTGCTGAACCTCGATCAATTTCCGGTGCAGGCTCCGGTCTTGCGCCCAGGCGAAAAGCCCTGGTGA
- a CDS encoding methyltransferase domain-containing protein produces the protein MNHNDHVRLLRAGVSEPEGGVWADLGSGSGAFTLALADLLGPTGEIYSVDKDRGALREQEKALRARFPATTVNYLAADFSQRLDLPPLDGVVMANSLHFQREKGPALQLVRGYLKPPGRLILVEYNADRGNWWVPYPLSYRTWEALARQQGFTSTTLLATIPSRYLGEIYSALSLR, from the coding sequence ATGAATCATAACGACCATGTGCGCTTGCTGCGCGCTGGTGTGTCTGAGCCAGAAGGAGGCGTCTGGGCCGATCTTGGCTCTGGCTCAGGCGCTTTTACGCTGGCGCTGGCCGATCTGCTCGGCCCAACCGGCGAGATCTATTCAGTGGACAAGGACCGGGGGGCGCTGCGCGAGCAGGAGAAGGCGCTGCGCGCCCGTTTTCCGGCGACGACGGTGAACTATCTCGCCGCTGATTTTTCACAGCGGCTGGACCTGCCGCCGCTGGATGGGGTGGTGATGGCGAACTCCTTGCACTTTCAGCGCGAGAAAGGTCCGGCGCTGCAACTGGTGCGCGGCTATCTCAAGCCCCCAGGGCGGTTGATTCTGGTGGAATACAATGCTGATCGGGGCAACTGGTGGGTACCGTATCCGCTTTCGTATCGGACGTGGGAGGCGCTGGCCCGCCAGCAAGGGTTTACCAGCACCACGCTGCTGGCGACGATCCCCAGCCGCTATTTGGGCGAGATCTACTCGGCGCTCAGCCTGCGCTGA
- a CDS encoding CapA family protein encodes MKTHEHTSQSSAHAWSRREVLKAAGGLALLGLAGCGTDTTPPPLSSPATAQPTSTPTPTPPPAPVTLAYTGDVMFGRTVNSHMLATALNDPYPFTYTADFLRGFDLTIGNLECVISKLGAPVPKSYNFRGDARAYDRLLNAGFDLVSVANNHSGDYGKAAFLDELTTLPRRGLTPIGGGQNKQQAHTPVFKTVRDTTIAFLAYDEIDPFSFAATDSTPGHAWLTEDALRQDIKRARAQADFVIPYLHWGIEYDTGLTAHQRHLAQVAIDSGADVVVGAHPHVIEPHETYKGRLIVYSLGNFVFDNMYEEVVRRGSILTLTVQKNQLLAWELVATRIGDWGEPKLLKS; translated from the coding sequence ATGAAAACCCACGAGCATACCAGCCAATCATCAGCCCACGCCTGGAGCCGCCGCGAAGTGCTGAAAGCTGCGGGTGGCTTAGCTCTGCTGGGGCTGGCAGGCTGCGGCACAGACACCACGCCCCCGCCGCTCAGCAGCCCGGCAACGGCTCAGCCGACCAGCACGCCGACGCCAACTCCTCCGCCAGCGCCCGTCACGCTGGCCTACACCGGCGATGTCATGTTTGGGCGCACTGTCAACAGCCACATGCTGGCGACGGCTCTCAACGATCCCTACCCCTTCACCTACACCGCCGATTTCCTGCGCGGCTTCGATCTGACCATCGGCAACCTGGAATGCGTTATCTCCAAACTCGGCGCGCCGGTCCCCAAGTCGTACAACTTTCGCGGCGACGCTCGCGCCTATGATCGGCTGCTCAACGCCGGTTTCGATCTGGTTTCGGTTGCCAACAACCACAGCGGTGACTATGGGAAAGCCGCCTTCCTCGACGAACTGACCACCCTGCCCAGGCGCGGCTTAACCCCCATTGGCGGCGGCCAGAATAAGCAGCAGGCGCACACGCCCGTCTTCAAGACGGTCCGCGATACTACTATCGCTTTCCTGGCCTACGACGAGATCGACCCCTTTTCTTTTGCCGCCACCGACAGCACGCCCGGCCATGCCTGGCTCACCGAAGACGCGCTCCGGCAAGACATCAAGCGCGCCCGCGCCCAGGCCGATTTCGTCATCCCCTATCTACACTGGGGCATCGAATACGATACCGGACTCACCGCGCATCAGCGCCATCTGGCCCAGGTCGCCATAGACTCCGGCGCCGATGTGGTCGTCGGCGCGCACCCACATGTCATCGAGCCGCACGAAACCTACAAGGGCAGGCTCATCGTCTACAGCCTGGGGAACTTCGTCTTCGATAATATGTATGAAGAGGTTGTCCGACGCGGCAGCATCCTTACTCTGACTGTCCAGAAAAATCAGTTGCTCGCGTGGGAGCTTGTCGCCACGCGCATCGGCGACTGGGGCGAGCCAAAGCTCCTGAAGAGCTAA
- the serS gene encoding serine--tRNA ligase: protein MLHLDFIRQHPDLVRDALRKRGANAPLEEVLAFAEQRAGLITRCDALRAKHKREEERLRDALRAASPAVRKQLSAPLQAAQSEIKKLEIEIGNLESDLHMLLLQFPNLPHSSVPEGSSENDNSEIRRWGEPVAFLHPPAPHWELGERLKLIDFERGVKIAGTRFYIMRGLGARLERALLNFMLDVHTTEHDYLEVFPPFLVKRAAMLGTGQLPKFEDDAYHCTEDDLFLNPTAEVPVTNLHRDEILEPGTLPIRYAAATVAFRREAGSAGRDTRGLTRVHQFNKVELVQLVEPDHSYEALEGLVADVEDILQRLVLPYRVMLVCVGDLGFSAAKTYDLEVWMPGQQRFVEVSSVSNCETFQARRASIKYRPANDAHAEYAHTLNGSGLAVGRTLAAILENYQQADGSIVVPSVLRPYMGVATIEEA from the coding sequence GTGCTGCATCTGGATTTTATTCGCCAGCATCCCGATCTGGTGCGCGACGCCTTGCGCAAGCGCGGCGCAAACGCGCCTCTGGAGGAAGTACTGGCCTTTGCGGAGCAGCGCGCCGGCCTCATTACTCGCTGCGATGCCTTGCGCGCGAAGCATAAGCGCGAGGAAGAGCGGCTGCGCGACGCCTTGCGCGCGGCGTCGCCTGCGGTGCGCAAGCAGCTTTCCGCGCCCCTTCAGGCGGCTCAGAGCGAGATCAAGAAGCTCGAAATCGAGATCGGCAACCTCGAAAGCGACCTGCATATGCTGCTGCTGCAATTTCCCAACCTTCCGCATTCCAGCGTCCCCGAAGGCAGCAGCGAAAACGACAACAGCGAGATACGGCGCTGGGGAGAACCCGTCGCTTTTCTGCATCCACCAGCGCCACATTGGGAGCTTGGCGAGCGGCTCAAGCTCATTGATTTTGAGCGCGGCGTCAAGATCGCTGGCACACGCTTTTATATCATGCGCGGACTGGGCGCCAGGCTGGAACGCGCCCTGCTCAACTTCATGCTGGATGTGCACACCACCGAGCATGATTACCTGGAAGTATTCCCGCCTTTCCTGGTGAAACGCGCCGCCATGTTAGGAACAGGCCAGCTTCCCAAATTCGAGGACGACGCCTATCACTGCACAGAAGATGACCTCTTCCTGAACCCGACGGCTGAAGTACCCGTCACCAATCTGCACCGCGATGAAATCCTGGAGCCAGGGACACTGCCCATCCGCTATGCCGCTGCTACCGTGGCCTTTCGGCGCGAGGCAGGCTCCGCCGGACGCGACACGCGCGGCCTGACACGCGTGCATCAATTCAACAAAGTCGAACTGGTGCAGCTCGTCGAGCCGGACCACTCCTATGAAGCCCTGGAAGGGCTGGTCGCCGACGTAGAGGATATTTTGCAGCGTCTGGTGCTGCCCTATCGCGTCATGCTCGTCTGCGTGGGAGACCTTGGCTTCAGCGCGGCCAAAACCTATGACCTGGAGGTCTGGATGCCCGGCCAGCAGCGTTTCGTCGAAGTCTCCTCGGTCAGCAACTGCGAAACGTTTCAGGCGCGCCGCGCCAGCATCAAATATCGCCCGGCCAACGACGCGCACGCCGAATACGCCCACACCCTCAATGGCTCTGGCCTGGCCGTCGGGCGCACCCTCGCCGCCATCCTCGAAAACTACCAGCAGGCCGACGGCTCCATCGTCGTCCCGTCCGTCCTGCGCCCCTACATGGGCGTGGCAACAATTGAAGAGGCATAA
- a CDS encoding FHA domain-containing protein translates to MGASIRGPSGLIDLGGQALTIGRSRNNRLVLTNSQISSKHAEIQPLADGRYQVIDVGSTNGTAVNGVKLSAGQPQPLNAGDTITLGGSGGIELHFELTADAPWQASQPQAAGAPGGFGAADPGAAAQPFGGGIGQPPPGPPGFAPAPGGFGPAGQPGPGAPPFPPPQEPFPAAPGGFPPPNQFGPPGGPGSFDGAPPVAGFPPPGGPGLAPFGVPPAQGPDFPPPGGAPFGPPGGPGGFPPPGGPGGAPFGPPFGAPGAPPGAGPGFPPPGGQPFGPPGGYPPPGGAMPVKKRTGRNLFLLAGSIIVLALIVVGIVFGVRTVLNKNPAPPAAQPTAPAATPTTAPTGQRGGAPAALEAQTRPSAEGLGGQGARYSVVICVVGGAASSVAVISRV, encoded by the coding sequence ATGGGTGCATCCATTCGCGGACCATCCGGTCTGATCGATCTGGGAGGCCAGGCGCTGACCATTGGGCGGAGTCGTAACAATCGCCTGGTGCTGACGAATAGCCAGATTTCGAGTAAGCACGCGGAAATCCAACCCCTGGCCGATGGCCGTTATCAAGTAATAGATGTAGGCAGCACCAATGGCACGGCGGTCAATGGGGTCAAGCTGAGCGCGGGCCAGCCGCAGCCGTTAAATGCTGGCGATACAATTACGCTGGGTGGCTCCGGCGGGATTGAACTGCACTTTGAACTCACTGCCGACGCGCCCTGGCAAGCCAGTCAGCCGCAAGCGGCTGGCGCGCCTGGCGGTTTTGGCGCGGCTGATCCGGGGGCGGCTGCCCAGCCTTTTGGGGGCGGCATCGGCCAGCCGCCGCCTGGCCCTCCTGGCTTTGCGCCCGCGCCGGGCGGCTTTGGCCCTGCGGGGCAGCCCGGTCCAGGTGCGCCGCCATTTCCACCGCCCCAGGAGCCATTTCCGGCGGCTCCTGGGGGCTTTCCACCGCCCAATCAATTTGGCCCGCCAGGGGGACCAGGGAGCTTTGATGGCGCGCCGCCTGTCGCTGGCTTTCCGCCGCCAGGGGGACCGGGCCTCGCGCCGTTTGGAGTGCCTCCAGCCCAGGGGCCAGATTTTCCGCCGCCAGGTGGCGCGCCCTTTGGCCCGCCAGGTGGGCCAGGAGGTTTTCCGCCGCCAGGAGGGCCAGGCGGCGCGCCCTTCGGCCCGCCCTTTGGAGCGCCTGGCGCTCCGCCAGGCGCAGGCCCAGGCTTCCCGCCGCCAGGAGGCCAGCCGTTTGGCCCGCCAGGAGGCTATCCCCCGCCTGGGGGCGCTATGCCGGTCAAAAAGCGCACTGGTCGCAACCTCTTTCTGCTGGCGGGCAGCATCATTGTTCTGGCGCTGATCGTGGTAGGGATTGTGTTTGGTGTGAGAACGGTGCTGAACAAGAATCCAGCGCCGCCAGCCGCACAGCCGACGGCTCCAGCCGCAACACCTACAACGGCTCCTACAGGGCAGAGAGGGGGAGCGCCAGCAGCACTGGAAGCGCAGACGCGGCCCTCCGCTGAGGGCTTAGGAGGGCAGGGCGCTCGATACAGTGTCGTAATTTGCGTCGTTGGCGGCGCGGCGTCGTCAGTGGCAGTGATAAGCCGCGTGTGA
- a CDS encoding FHA domain-containing protein: protein MPGALLGPFGRYELGLEPVTIGRSSSNKLVINDNQVSGRHLQVFLQGTGYMLVDVGSSNGTFFNGGRLAPQMPQPLSSGDVIIIGSTRLVVELAEGAFPAAPQPAAPQPTAFAPSEQMGFSPALTNDAPLPPFGAPPTPSYGPPAQPGAPFQPAGPPPNPFGPYPGNPPGQAQGYYPGAPAFGAPPQGYQGAPGVGVGAARRGSKRFPLLIGGVLAVLLILGGTGLAFFLLSHRTPQGPSIPNATTQVVTPFYDNLKKQNYTAATGMFTPDYLELHGGQQNYITVVFEQLDKDRGAVTDYHIVSVKPVGSSTTNEVASVNVTRDPNKGAFNPDTLQLVYEKGKWQISQWTPGQRQSQV, encoded by the coding sequence ATGCCAGGCGCACTACTTGGTCCGTTTGGTCGTTACGAACTTGGCTTGGAACCTGTGACGATTGGGCGGTCATCCTCAAATAAGCTGGTCATCAACGATAATCAGGTGTCCGGTCGGCATCTCCAGGTGTTTCTTCAGGGAACAGGCTATATGCTGGTTGATGTCGGCAGCAGCAATGGCACGTTCTTCAATGGAGGACGGCTGGCGCCGCAGATGCCCCAGCCGCTGAGCAGTGGCGATGTCATCATCATTGGCAGCACCCGGCTCGTAGTGGAGCTTGCGGAGGGTGCTTTTCCAGCAGCCCCGCAACCGGCGGCCCCCCAGCCGACGGCGTTCGCGCCATCGGAGCAAATGGGCTTCTCTCCTGCTCTGACGAATGACGCGCCGCTGCCCCCTTTTGGCGCGCCACCCACGCCCAGTTACGGGCCGCCCGCGCAGCCAGGCGCGCCTTTTCAGCCTGCTGGACCGCCTCCCAATCCCTTCGGCCCTTATCCGGGAAACCCTCCGGGCCAGGCTCAGGGGTATTATCCCGGCGCGCCTGCGTTTGGAGCGCCGCCGCAGGGCTATCAGGGCGCGCCGGGAGTGGGCGTTGGGGCAGCCAGGCGCGGCAGCAAGCGGTTTCCTCTGTTGATTGGCGGGGTTCTGGCGGTGCTGCTGATTCTAGGCGGGACGGGCCTGGCGTTTTTCCTGCTGAGCCATCGAACGCCGCAAGGTCCATCCATCCCCAATGCGACGACTCAGGTAGTGACGCCCTTCTATGACAATCTGAAGAAGCAGAACTACACGGCGGCAACCGGGATGTTTACACCTGATTATCTCGAACTGCATGGTGGTCAGCAAAACTACATTACGGTGGTCTTTGAGCAGCTTGATAAGGACCGGGGCGCGGTGACGGATTACCATATTGTCAGCGTGAAGCCTGTTGGCTCCTCCACTACCAATGAGGTGGCTTCGGTTAATGTGACGCGCGACCCGAACAAGGGCGCATTTAATCCAGATACGCTTCAACTGGTGTATGAGAAGGGGAAGTGGCAGATCAGTCAATGGACACCTGGACAGCGCCAGAGCCAGGTGTGA
- a CDS encoding FHA domain-containing protein: MRRGSGRSVNGHLDSARARCDGVWQGWALLAALAHDHDERDSEVGMRGALRGPFGRYELGKEVVTLGRAPANTIVIDDTRASVRQAEVWPEGEEYTLLDVGSTHGTLLNGRPLQPHVSHLLHAGDVITIGAARIIVELAAVGAAHAPTEYLAPAGGGASAPTERLASSAGGGFAPTQPIAPSHHPADGASSGYVPPPPPPPLGGYGAPPISSAAPPYALPPPYVLPSPPRRRSKKKWIWLSVGGGLAFLVMACACVGLLLYTLYTHSPEGVTDAYYADIKSQDYTAAFQLLYSTTQQVLNLDAQKNHVATGQQLYIILFSCLDRQLGTVTAYATSARGQENGHASVNVQVTRAKEQYIDPIQLLQENKGWKIAFFLPPPNQQCSAVNAGLAAPL; this comes from the coding sequence ATGAGAAGGGGAAGTGGCAGATCAGTCAATGGACACCTGGACAGCGCCAGAGCCAGGTGTGATGGCGTCTGGCAAGGCTGGGCGCTGCTTGCGGCGCTGGCGCACGATCACGATGAAAGGGACAGCGAGGTCGGCATGCGTGGAGCTTTGCGCGGTCCTTTTGGCCGGTACGAGCTTGGAAAAGAGGTTGTGACGCTTGGGCGCGCGCCTGCCAATACCATTGTTATTGATGATACCAGGGCTTCCGTTCGCCAGGCCGAGGTATGGCCGGAGGGCGAGGAATACACGCTGCTGGATGTGGGCAGTACGCATGGCACGCTGCTCAATGGGCGCCCGCTTCAGCCGCATGTGTCTCACCTTTTGCACGCTGGCGATGTCATCACCATTGGCGCGGCGCGTATCATTGTTGAGCTGGCGGCAGTTGGCGCTGCTCATGCGCCGACAGAGTACCTGGCTCCAGCAGGTGGAGGAGCCAGCGCGCCGACGGAGCGGCTGGCCTCATCGGCTGGAGGGGGTTTCGCGCCGACCCAGCCCATAGCGCCTTCTCATCACCCCGCTGATGGGGCATCTTCAGGGTATGTACCTCCGCCCCCACCGCCGCCTCTAGGTGGTTACGGCGCGCCACCGATCTCTTCAGCAGCCCCGCCTTATGCGCTTCCTCCGCCCTATGTACTGCCGTCTCCACCCAGGAGGCGCTCAAAAAAGAAATGGATCTGGCTCAGTGTCGGCGGCGGGCTGGCATTTCTGGTGATGGCCTGCGCCTGCGTTGGCCTGCTGCTCTACACACTCTATACCCATAGCCCGGAAGGCGTGACGGATGCCTATTATGCGGATATTAAAAGCCAGGATTATACAGCGGCCTTTCAACTGCTTTATAGCACGACGCAGCAAGTTCTGAATCTTGATGCGCAGAAGAATCATGTGGCAACCGGGCAGCAACTGTACATCATTTTGTTCTCCTGTCTGGATCGCCAGCTTGGGACGGTCACAGCCTATGCTACCAGCGCGCGCGGGCAGGAGAACGGCCACGCCTCGGTAAATGTGCAGGTGACTCGCGCCAAAGAGCAGTATATTGATCCAATACAACTCTTGCAGGAAAACAAAGGTTGGAAGATCGCGTTTTTCCTTCCGCCGCCCAACCAGCAATGTTCTGCGGTGAACGCTGGTTTGGCGGCGCCATTATAA
- a CDS encoding NTF2-like N-terminal transpeptidase domain-containing protein has product MTNSLNPFDDERPGETSATARASSGDLAAAEEPFDRRQKPQRRHELSGRAARRHPYSGPLSPMGVPAKLQGSDSGKQGKRRKLLPLVLAIVGGIVIVSCLGLGGVITVNLLSIQSALNSPQATLDTFYSALHTGDYGTAYDQLSSSYQSRLTEESFRATFELIGTIDSYQISNLRTQNNQATAAIKVTLVKQGGGTAVDETKSVQLVLEDGKWKINRVDPSLTRSIWPVGQQALTLDCC; this is encoded by the coding sequence ATGACCAATTCGTTGAATCCGTTTGATGATGAGAGGCCCGGTGAAACCTCAGCGACGGCGCGCGCGAGTTCTGGCGATCTCGCTGCTGCTGAGGAGCCGTTTGACCGGCGGCAAAAGCCGCAAAGACGACACGAGCTGAGTGGGCGCGCCGCGCGCCGCCACCCTTATTCCGGCCCGCTGTCGCCTATGGGCGTGCCTGCAAAGTTGCAGGGGAGCGACTCTGGCAAGCAGGGCAAACGGCGCAAGCTCCTGCCGCTCGTATTGGCGATAGTTGGGGGCATAGTCATTGTAAGCTGCCTGGGCCTGGGGGGGGTGATTACGGTCAACCTGCTCTCGATCCAAAGCGCGCTGAACAGTCCGCAGGCGACGCTCGATACGTTCTATAGCGCGCTCCATACGGGTGATTACGGGACTGCCTACGATCAGCTTTCTAGCAGCTATCAGAGCCGCCTGACAGAGGAGTCTTTCCGGGCGACTTTTGAACTGATTGGCACGATTGATAGCTACCAGATCAGCAACCTTCGGACGCAAAACAATCAGGCTACCGCTGCAATCAAGGTGACGCTGGTGAAGCAGGGCGGAGGCACGGCGGTTGATGAAACAAAGAGTGTGCAGCTTGTTCTTGAGGATGGCAAATGGAAGATCAATCGTGTTGATCCAAGTCTGACCAGATCAATCTGGCCCGTTGGTCAGCAGGCGCTGACCCTGGATTGCTGCTGA